In Sparus aurata chromosome 3, fSpaAur1.1, whole genome shotgun sequence, the following are encoded in one genomic region:
- the carmil1 gene encoding F-actin-uncapping protein LRRC16A isoform X2 — protein MPKNKSVREAVGRRVKLTLRRKVQLEVKGDKVENRVLALASHRAYLLTARVPSKVEHSFSYLDIHGISSNKPTQLVLEYERGPWSLRLSSVEEVDEVIAHIGSCLHRIRPASSPVKVIKKLSLKPPERTAALQAIWDEQGSTDLGPCGGFSHQYWCVCDYLGLPYREEVQWDVDTIYLTQDTRELNLQDFVHLENRDLVAIIAALEHNQWFNKLSTKDYKLSTDVYEQILRVVSRSSRLEELVLDNAGLRSDFAQKLAGALSHNPASTLHTLNLSNNSLEDKGVSALSAQLAKLPMGLKHLSLSRTSMSPKGVNSLCQALCANPAVASTLTHLDLSGNSLRGDDLPNLHSFLSHPNCLETLDLSNSDCSLELVCASLLRGSLKHLSVLNMSKTVFSHRKCKEIPSSFKQFFSCSQALSSVSLSGTKLPVDALKSLLLGLGCNPNLSDVSLDLSCCELRSAGSQILEGCIAEIPNISSLDISDNSLDMDLTTLLVWLAKNRSIRHLSLGKNFNNIKSKNVAPVLDNLVHMIQEEESPLTSLSLADSKLKSDLSIVLNALGSNTSLTKLDISGNAMGDMGAKMLAKALQINTKLRTVVWDRNNISPQGLQDVAAALEKNYTIRFMPIPIMDAAQALKASPEKTEDALLKMEQYLLRNHETRKYLQEQAYRLQQGIVTTTTQQMMDMMCVKVQDHLNSLRFTETSSVQEDMKVAENLMKDARNSKTLLPNLYHLRSGGSKGACVGAIQDKLESMAGEVATVMDEQLQMMLVSMVDAAEGLCPHVMKRSSLRQELLKSGAGRMTIPRSFITTTLLEQSGVDIINKISEVKLSMASLLSDRIVDDILESLSRSQHTLADHLIRKSQPLLHHEPHMETEVLDEVVLQPENHDRDQKHELEEMDTCMMTPKSKRKSILVRMLRPVSVAFEMEFDLDKALEEVPIHVEDPPLPAPPPQANHGDLPPPPPSLDSKPVCFGELPPMEHVTLEHRTKCRPKPTKRTKPSRPPRAASRSSAPQEAEQNSIMGKLDEGLEDFFSKKVIKLSFKLPSVKGPSSSPPDGADKKRESRKSGFFNLIKSRTSRSEKSHGTASFAPPAPASSSTSSPSSSVSPVTEETPETPPSPPARNPATVAEPHQELHKAPSTDQTDSEMEAPPTAAEPAEEEKEEENVEKKENPHIPRHIGVPVMGMDLMAEMKARQERMAVKKSESLCVQEKVDGDRAKSDVPPVVPADSDESRPEPAPRSKPPTVTPKPPLQATKPQLGPRSSGPLSPSSPTSPRPSSSYVTDDSPEAPAATRGPLPAPRLKRAPSEQERESTSSNPAAPPSPQDVEFPLDGDAFETPGAAVEPGAGGRQWSSLKSSASPAAANEDDRERTKSLPAYVSPPSQADTDLSPAEEEIESPATDLKSDNRSEDDSDDPPSV, from the exons GTCGAGCACTCCTTCAGCTACTTGGATATCCATGGAATCAGCAGCAACAAGCCCactcag CTGGTGTTGGAGTACGAGCGCGGACCGTGGAGCCTCCGGCTGAGCTCAGTGGAGGAGGTGGACGAGGTGATCGCTCACATCGGCAGCTGTCTGCACCGGATCCGTCCCGCCAGCTCACCTGT AAAGGTGATAAAGAAGTTGAGTCTGAAGCCTCCGGAGAGGACGGCAGCTCTGCAGGCCATCTGGGACGAGCAGGGATCCACAGATCTGGGACCATGCG GTGGTTTCTCTCATCagtactggtgtgtgtgtgattaccTGGGACTGCCATACAGAGAGGAAGTCCAGTGG gaTGTCGACACCATCTATCTCACCCAGGACACCAGAGAGCTCAACCTGCAGGACTTTGTGCACCTGGAGAACAG GGATCTGGTGGCGATCATCGCAGCTCTAGAGCACAACCAGTGGTTCAACAAACTCTCCACTAAAGACTACAAACTG TCGACTGATGTGTACGAACAGATCCTCAGAGTGGTGTCTCGATCCAGCCGGCTGGAGGAGCTGGTTCTGGACAACGCTGGGCTCAGAAG TGACTTTGCTCAGAAGCTGGCCGGCGCTCTGTCACACAACCCGGCCTCCACGCTGCACACACTCAACCTGAGCAACAACTCACTGGAGGACAAAG GTGTTTCTGCTCTGAGTGCTCAACTCGCAAAACTGCCCATGGGTCTGAAGCACCTGAGCCTCTCCAGGACCTCCATGTCTCCTAAAG GTGTGAACAGCCTCTGTCAGGCTCTCTGTGCCAACCCGGCTGTCGCTTCCACCCTCACACACCTCGACCTGTCGGGAAACTCGCTGAGAGGCGACGACCTGCCG AACCTGCACAGTTTCCTGAGTCACCCAAACTGTCTGGAGACTCTGGATCTGTCCAACAGTGACTGCTCTCTGGAGCTG GTGTGTGCGTCTCTGCTCAGAGGATCTTTGAAGCATCTGTCTGTCCTCAACATGTCAAAGACCGTCTTCTCTCACAG GAAGTGTAAAGAAATCCCTTCGTCCTTTAAGCAGTTCTTCAGCTGCTCTCAGGCTCTGAGCTCAGTCAGTCTGTCGGGAACCAAACTGCCCGTGGACGCTCTGAA atCTTTGTTGTTGGGACTCGGCTGTAACCCGAACCTCAGTGATGTGTCTCTGGATCTCAGCTGCTGTGAG CTGCGTTCAGCGGGCTCTCAGATCCTGGAGGGTTGCATCGCTGAGATCCCCAACATCTCCAGTCTGGACATCTCTGACAACA GTCTTGACATGGATCTGACCACCCTGCTGGTCTGGCTGGCCAAGAACCGATCCATCAGACACCTTTCACTGGGCAAGAACTTCAACAACATCAAGTCCAA GAATGTGGCTCCAGTCCTGGACAACCTGGTTCACATGATCCAAGAGGAGGAATCA CCGCTGACCTCTCTGTCCCTGGCTGACTCCAAGCTGAAGTCCGACCTCTCCATCGTCCTCAACGCTCTGGGCAGCAACACCTCTCTGACCAAACTGGACATCAGTGGGAATGCCATGGGAGACATGGGGGCCAAGATGCTGGCCAAGGCTCTGCAGATCAACACCAAACTCAG GACAGTAGTGTGGGACAGGAACAACATCAGTCCTCAGGGTCTTCAGGACGTCGCAGCCGCTCTGGAGAA AAACTACACCATTCGTTTCATGCCTATTCCCATCATGGACGCTGCTCAGGCACTGAAGGCGAGCCCAGAGAAGACCGAGGACGCCCTTCTGAAg ATGGAGCAGTACCTGCTGAGGAACCATGAGACGCGTAAATACCTGCAGGAGCAGGCGTACCGGCTGCAGCAGGGAATagtcaccaccaccacacagcag ATGATGGACATGATGTGTGTGAAGGTGCAGGACCACCTGAACTCTCTGAGGTTTACAGAGACCAGCTCGGTCCAGGAGGACATGAAGGTGGCAGAGAACCTCATGAAAGATGCCAGGAACTCTAAGACA CTGCTCCCCAACCTGTACCACCTGAGGAGTGGAGGGTCCAAGGGAGCTTGTGTCGGAGCCATTCAGGACAAACTGGAGTCGATGGCTGGAGAGGTTGCCACAGTGATGGATGAACAGCTGCAG ATGATGCTGGTGTCCATGGTGGACGCTGCTGAGGGTTTGTGTCCTCAtgtgatgaagaggagcagcCTTCGCCAGGAGCTCCTGAAGTCCGGAGCGGGGAGGATGACCATCCCTCGCAGCTTCATCACCACCACGCTGCTGGAGCAGTCCGGGGTCGACATCATCAACAAGATCAG cGAGGTGAAGCTGAGCATGGCGTCTCTGCTGTCTGATCGTATCGTGGACGACATCCTGGAGTCTCTGTCCAGATCACAGCACACTCTG GCCGACCATCTGATCAGGAAGTCTCAGCCTCTGCTGCACCACGAGCCCCACATGGAGacggaggttctggatgaggtGGTCCTGCAGCCAGAGAACCACGACCGGGACCAGAAACATGAGCTGGAGGAAATGGACACCTGCATG aTGACTCCTAAATCCAAGAGGAAGAGTATTCTGGTCCGGATGCTGCGTCCTGTCTCTGTGGCGTTCG AGATGGAGTTTGACCTGGACAAGGCTCTTGAGGAAGTTCCTATCCACGTCGAGGACCCTCcacttcctgctcctcctcctcaggctaACCACGGAgacctcccacctcctcctccctcactggACTCCAAGCCTGTCTGTTTTGGCGAGCTGCCGCCGATGGAACACGTGACGCTGGAGCATCGCACCAAATGTCGGCCGAAACCCACGAAGAGGACGAAACCCAGCCGACCACCT CGGGCGGCCTCCCGCAGCTCGGCGCCACAAGAGGCGGAGCAGAACAGCATCATGGGAAAGCTGGACGAGGGCCTGGAGGACTTCTTCTCCAAGAAAGTCATTAAACTCAGCTTCAA ACTTCCGTCAGTGAAAGGTCCGTCCTCCAGCCCGCCGGACGGCGCAGATAAAAAACGTGAATCCAGGAAGAGCGGCTTCTTTAACCTCATCAAATCCCGGACATCCCGCTCAGAGAAGAGCCACGGAACTGCTTCCTTCGCTCCACCCGCGcctgcttcctcctccacttcttcaccctcttcctctgtcagcCCAGTGACTGAGGAGACACCGGAGACACCACCCTCTCCGCCTGCCAGAAACCCTGCCACTGTAGCAGAGCCCCATCAGGAGCTCCACAAGGCTCCGTCCACGGACCAGACAGATTCTGAGATGGAGGCCCCTCCCACCGCCGCCGAACCTGccgaggaggagaaagaggaggagaacgtggagaagaaggagaacCCCCACATCCCCCGCCATATTGGTGTTCCTGTGATGGGGATGGACCTGATGGCTGAGATGAAGGCCAGGCAGGAGAGAATGGCTGTAAAGAAG tctgaGTCTCTCTGCGTGCAGGAGAAGGTGGACggtgacagag cCAAGTCAGACGTCCCTCCTGTTGTTCCAGCAGACTCTGATGAGTCCAGACCAGAGCCGGCTCCCAGGTCAAAACCACCCACCGTCACACCCAAACCTCCTCTCCAGGCCACCAAACCTCAACTGGGTCCTCGCTCCTCTGGGCCTCTCAGCCCCTCCAGTCCAACCAGTCCCAGACCGAGCAGCTCGTACGTAACTG ATGACTCTCCTGAGGCTCCTGCAGCAACCAGAGGACCACTTCCTGCTCCTCGCCTGAAGAGGGCGCCgtcagagcaggagagagagagcaccaGCAGCAACCCTGCAGCACCCCCGTCTCCACAGGATG TCGAGTTTCCTCTGGATGGTGATGCGTTCGAGACACCGGGTGCAGCGGTTGAACCCGGCGCCGGTGGCCGACAGTGGTCGTCTCTGAAGAGTTCAGCCAGTCCTGCTGCTGCGAATGAAGACGACCGGGAGCGAACCAAGTCCCTCCCCGCCTACG TGAG
- the carmil1 gene encoding F-actin-uncapping protein LRRC16A isoform X1 codes for MSEEKTDIPNELLESVREAVGRRVKLTLRRKVQLEVKGDKVENRVLALASHRAYLLTARVPSKVEHSFSYLDIHGISSNKPTQLVLEYERGPWSLRLSSVEEVDEVIAHIGSCLHRIRPASSPVKVIKKLSLKPPERTAALQAIWDEQGSTDLGPCGGFSHQYWCVCDYLGLPYREEVQWDVDTIYLTQDTRELNLQDFVHLENRDLVAIIAALEHNQWFNKLSTKDYKLSTDVYEQILRVVSRSSRLEELVLDNAGLRSDFAQKLAGALSHNPASTLHTLNLSNNSLEDKGVSALSAQLAKLPMGLKHLSLSRTSMSPKGVNSLCQALCANPAVASTLTHLDLSGNSLRGDDLPNLHSFLSHPNCLETLDLSNSDCSLELVCASLLRGSLKHLSVLNMSKTVFSHRKCKEIPSSFKQFFSCSQALSSVSLSGTKLPVDALKSLLLGLGCNPNLSDVSLDLSCCELRSAGSQILEGCIAEIPNISSLDISDNSLDMDLTTLLVWLAKNRSIRHLSLGKNFNNIKSKNVAPVLDNLVHMIQEEESPLTSLSLADSKLKSDLSIVLNALGSNTSLTKLDISGNAMGDMGAKMLAKALQINTKLRTVVWDRNNISPQGLQDVAAALEKNYTIRFMPIPIMDAAQALKASPEKTEDALLKMEQYLLRNHETRKYLQEQAYRLQQGIVTTTTQQMMDMMCVKVQDHLNSLRFTETSSVQEDMKVAENLMKDARNSKTLLPNLYHLRSGGSKGACVGAIQDKLESMAGEVATVMDEQLQMMLVSMVDAAEGLCPHVMKRSSLRQELLKSGAGRMTIPRSFITTTLLEQSGVDIINKISEVKLSMASLLSDRIVDDILESLSRSQHTLADHLIRKSQPLLHHEPHMETEVLDEVVLQPENHDRDQKHELEEMDTCMMTPKSKRKSILVRMLRPVSVAFEMEFDLDKALEEVPIHVEDPPLPAPPPQANHGDLPPPPPSLDSKPVCFGELPPMEHVTLEHRTKCRPKPTKRTKPSRPPRAASRSSAPQEAEQNSIMGKLDEGLEDFFSKKVIKLSFKLPSVKGPSSSPPDGADKKRESRKSGFFNLIKSRTSRSEKSHGTASFAPPAPASSSTSSPSSSVSPVTEETPETPPSPPARNPATVAEPHQELHKAPSTDQTDSEMEAPPTAAEPAEEEKEEENVEKKENPHIPRHIGVPVMGMDLMAEMKARQERMAVKKSESLCVQEKVDGDRAKSDVPPVVPADSDESRPEPAPRSKPPTVTPKPPLQATKPQLGPRSSGPLSPSSPTSPRPSSSYVTDDSPEAPAATRGPLPAPRLKRAPSEQERESTSSNPAAPPSPQDVEFPLDGDAFETPGAAVEPGAGGRQWSSLKSSASPAAANEDDRERTKSLPAYVSPPSQADTDLSPAEEEIESPATDLKSDNRSEDDSDDPPSV; via the exons GTCGAGCACTCCTTCAGCTACTTGGATATCCATGGAATCAGCAGCAACAAGCCCactcag CTGGTGTTGGAGTACGAGCGCGGACCGTGGAGCCTCCGGCTGAGCTCAGTGGAGGAGGTGGACGAGGTGATCGCTCACATCGGCAGCTGTCTGCACCGGATCCGTCCCGCCAGCTCACCTGT AAAGGTGATAAAGAAGTTGAGTCTGAAGCCTCCGGAGAGGACGGCAGCTCTGCAGGCCATCTGGGACGAGCAGGGATCCACAGATCTGGGACCATGCG GTGGTTTCTCTCATCagtactggtgtgtgtgtgattaccTGGGACTGCCATACAGAGAGGAAGTCCAGTGG gaTGTCGACACCATCTATCTCACCCAGGACACCAGAGAGCTCAACCTGCAGGACTTTGTGCACCTGGAGAACAG GGATCTGGTGGCGATCATCGCAGCTCTAGAGCACAACCAGTGGTTCAACAAACTCTCCACTAAAGACTACAAACTG TCGACTGATGTGTACGAACAGATCCTCAGAGTGGTGTCTCGATCCAGCCGGCTGGAGGAGCTGGTTCTGGACAACGCTGGGCTCAGAAG TGACTTTGCTCAGAAGCTGGCCGGCGCTCTGTCACACAACCCGGCCTCCACGCTGCACACACTCAACCTGAGCAACAACTCACTGGAGGACAAAG GTGTTTCTGCTCTGAGTGCTCAACTCGCAAAACTGCCCATGGGTCTGAAGCACCTGAGCCTCTCCAGGACCTCCATGTCTCCTAAAG GTGTGAACAGCCTCTGTCAGGCTCTCTGTGCCAACCCGGCTGTCGCTTCCACCCTCACACACCTCGACCTGTCGGGAAACTCGCTGAGAGGCGACGACCTGCCG AACCTGCACAGTTTCCTGAGTCACCCAAACTGTCTGGAGACTCTGGATCTGTCCAACAGTGACTGCTCTCTGGAGCTG GTGTGTGCGTCTCTGCTCAGAGGATCTTTGAAGCATCTGTCTGTCCTCAACATGTCAAAGACCGTCTTCTCTCACAG GAAGTGTAAAGAAATCCCTTCGTCCTTTAAGCAGTTCTTCAGCTGCTCTCAGGCTCTGAGCTCAGTCAGTCTGTCGGGAACCAAACTGCCCGTGGACGCTCTGAA atCTTTGTTGTTGGGACTCGGCTGTAACCCGAACCTCAGTGATGTGTCTCTGGATCTCAGCTGCTGTGAG CTGCGTTCAGCGGGCTCTCAGATCCTGGAGGGTTGCATCGCTGAGATCCCCAACATCTCCAGTCTGGACATCTCTGACAACA GTCTTGACATGGATCTGACCACCCTGCTGGTCTGGCTGGCCAAGAACCGATCCATCAGACACCTTTCACTGGGCAAGAACTTCAACAACATCAAGTCCAA GAATGTGGCTCCAGTCCTGGACAACCTGGTTCACATGATCCAAGAGGAGGAATCA CCGCTGACCTCTCTGTCCCTGGCTGACTCCAAGCTGAAGTCCGACCTCTCCATCGTCCTCAACGCTCTGGGCAGCAACACCTCTCTGACCAAACTGGACATCAGTGGGAATGCCATGGGAGACATGGGGGCCAAGATGCTGGCCAAGGCTCTGCAGATCAACACCAAACTCAG GACAGTAGTGTGGGACAGGAACAACATCAGTCCTCAGGGTCTTCAGGACGTCGCAGCCGCTCTGGAGAA AAACTACACCATTCGTTTCATGCCTATTCCCATCATGGACGCTGCTCAGGCACTGAAGGCGAGCCCAGAGAAGACCGAGGACGCCCTTCTGAAg ATGGAGCAGTACCTGCTGAGGAACCATGAGACGCGTAAATACCTGCAGGAGCAGGCGTACCGGCTGCAGCAGGGAATagtcaccaccaccacacagcag ATGATGGACATGATGTGTGTGAAGGTGCAGGACCACCTGAACTCTCTGAGGTTTACAGAGACCAGCTCGGTCCAGGAGGACATGAAGGTGGCAGAGAACCTCATGAAAGATGCCAGGAACTCTAAGACA CTGCTCCCCAACCTGTACCACCTGAGGAGTGGAGGGTCCAAGGGAGCTTGTGTCGGAGCCATTCAGGACAAACTGGAGTCGATGGCTGGAGAGGTTGCCACAGTGATGGATGAACAGCTGCAG ATGATGCTGGTGTCCATGGTGGACGCTGCTGAGGGTTTGTGTCCTCAtgtgatgaagaggagcagcCTTCGCCAGGAGCTCCTGAAGTCCGGAGCGGGGAGGATGACCATCCCTCGCAGCTTCATCACCACCACGCTGCTGGAGCAGTCCGGGGTCGACATCATCAACAAGATCAG cGAGGTGAAGCTGAGCATGGCGTCTCTGCTGTCTGATCGTATCGTGGACGACATCCTGGAGTCTCTGTCCAGATCACAGCACACTCTG GCCGACCATCTGATCAGGAAGTCTCAGCCTCTGCTGCACCACGAGCCCCACATGGAGacggaggttctggatgaggtGGTCCTGCAGCCAGAGAACCACGACCGGGACCAGAAACATGAGCTGGAGGAAATGGACACCTGCATG aTGACTCCTAAATCCAAGAGGAAGAGTATTCTGGTCCGGATGCTGCGTCCTGTCTCTGTGGCGTTCG AGATGGAGTTTGACCTGGACAAGGCTCTTGAGGAAGTTCCTATCCACGTCGAGGACCCTCcacttcctgctcctcctcctcaggctaACCACGGAgacctcccacctcctcctccctcactggACTCCAAGCCTGTCTGTTTTGGCGAGCTGCCGCCGATGGAACACGTGACGCTGGAGCATCGCACCAAATGTCGGCCGAAACCCACGAAGAGGACGAAACCCAGCCGACCACCT CGGGCGGCCTCCCGCAGCTCGGCGCCACAAGAGGCGGAGCAGAACAGCATCATGGGAAAGCTGGACGAGGGCCTGGAGGACTTCTTCTCCAAGAAAGTCATTAAACTCAGCTTCAA ACTTCCGTCAGTGAAAGGTCCGTCCTCCAGCCCGCCGGACGGCGCAGATAAAAAACGTGAATCCAGGAAGAGCGGCTTCTTTAACCTCATCAAATCCCGGACATCCCGCTCAGAGAAGAGCCACGGAACTGCTTCCTTCGCTCCACCCGCGcctgcttcctcctccacttcttcaccctcttcctctgtcagcCCAGTGACTGAGGAGACACCGGAGACACCACCCTCTCCGCCTGCCAGAAACCCTGCCACTGTAGCAGAGCCCCATCAGGAGCTCCACAAGGCTCCGTCCACGGACCAGACAGATTCTGAGATGGAGGCCCCTCCCACCGCCGCCGAACCTGccgaggaggagaaagaggaggagaacgtggagaagaaggagaacCCCCACATCCCCCGCCATATTGGTGTTCCTGTGATGGGGATGGACCTGATGGCTGAGATGAAGGCCAGGCAGGAGAGAATGGCTGTAAAGAAG tctgaGTCTCTCTGCGTGCAGGAGAAGGTGGACggtgacagag cCAAGTCAGACGTCCCTCCTGTTGTTCCAGCAGACTCTGATGAGTCCAGACCAGAGCCGGCTCCCAGGTCAAAACCACCCACCGTCACACCCAAACCTCCTCTCCAGGCCACCAAACCTCAACTGGGTCCTCGCTCCTCTGGGCCTCTCAGCCCCTCCAGTCCAACCAGTCCCAGACCGAGCAGCTCGTACGTAACTG ATGACTCTCCTGAGGCTCCTGCAGCAACCAGAGGACCACTTCCTGCTCCTCGCCTGAAGAGGGCGCCgtcagagcaggagagagagagcaccaGCAGCAACCCTGCAGCACCCCCGTCTCCACAGGATG TCGAGTTTCCTCTGGATGGTGATGCGTTCGAGACACCGGGTGCAGCGGTTGAACCCGGCGCCGGTGGCCGACAGTGGTCGTCTCTGAAGAGTTCAGCCAGTCCTGCTGCTGCGAATGAAGACGACCGGGAGCGAACCAAGTCCCTCCCCGCCTACG TGAG